Genomic window (Sphingomonas sp. OV641):
CCTTCTCCGGCGAACCATCATAACAGGCGAGCGGGGCACGTTCAGTTTCCCCGCACGCTGGCCTAGAAGCGCGTCATGTTTCCCTTGCCCAAACCGATGCGCATCGCGCTGGATGCCGCTCGTGCCGCGGCAGCGGAGGGAGAGGTGCCGGTCGGCGCGGTCGTCATGCTGGGTGACGAGGTGGTCGCCACCGCCGCCAATGCGCCGCGCCGTCTGTGCGATCCCACCGCCCATGCCGAAATGCTCGCGATTCGGGCGGCCGCCCGGACACTGGGGCGCGAGCGGCTGGAAGATTGCGACCTGTGGGTTACGCTCGAACCCTGCGCCATGTGCGCCGGCGCGATCGCCCATGCACGGCTGCGCCGGCTATATTATGGGGCCGGCGACGCAAAGGGCGGGGCGGTGGAGCATGGGCCGCGCTTCTTCGCCCAGCCCACCTGTCATCACCGTCCCGAGCTTTACCCCGCTATCGGCATGGAGGAGTCCGCGGCGCTTCTGCGCGGCTTCTTCGCCGCCCGCCGATAGGTCGTCGCGGAGAGGACCCGGGCGGCGCGGCGTGACAGGCGGCTGGTCGCCGCTTGTTCTCCCCGCGTCGCCCGCCACGATCAATTGCGGTAGCCGACTTCGCTTTCGAGGATCGGGACGATCTTGATCTCCACCCGGCGGTTCGCCGCCCGGCCGTCCTCGGTCTCGTTGGTTGCGATCGGCTGGGTCTCGCCAAAACCGCGCGTGCCAATGCGGGCGCGGGTCACGCCGCGCGACGACAGGTAATCGGCGACGGACGCCGCCCGGCGCTCCGA
Coding sequences:
- a CDS encoding nucleoside deaminase, whose protein sequence is MRIALDAARAAAAEGEVPVGAVVMLGDEVVATAANAPRRLCDPTAHAEMLAIRAAARTLGRERLEDCDLWVTLEPCAMCAGAIAHARLRRLYYGAGDAKGGAVEHGPRFFAQPTCHHRPELYPAIGMEESAALLRGFFAARR